CAATTGTTGAAGACTGCGATAAATCCATGTGGACTGATCATGTGTTGACAATACGAGGTCTGCATCCTTGTTATTGTATCCATCATACTGAGCTTGCAGTGTTTCTTCGATACTTGTTTGATCCTCTGCAGGAACGGCCGGTGTCTGACCGATCAGGTCCAGTGCATGATAATAATTGTAACCTGGAATTTCATCATTCAGCTTCAAGCTTCCATCTGATGATTCGGTCAGGAACAGCCACAATTCATCTTGAGTGAGGTCGAAGAAGAATGGACCTCCGGTCCAAATTTCGGTACGGGTGACTGAGGCAATAATTTCGCCATCCTCTGCACCAACAATCTCGAGATTGGAATAAGTCGTCGTTCCTTGTGACTTGAATAACTCCGTATAATATTCCACGAAGTAATCATAGCTGTATGATTCAGAATCGAGCATAGATTTAATCTTATTCAGGTTACGTTCGTTTTCCGCGTTGCCGAAATCCGTAAGGAAGGCATCTACCTTTTGCTGGGTCTCTTCTTCTCCAGCTGAGGTAGAAATATGAATTGTTTTGCTGTTTTGATCCCAGGACACATTGTAGCCTGTAGCTTCAGCAACGAAACGGAGTGGAATCAGCGTGGTGCCTTTCTCTATGTAAGGTGCGGCAGGAAGGCTGGTTCTTTGACCATCAATGTGGGCCGTAGTCTTACCGGCGTAGAGCTGAAGCTTCACTTCGCCGTTGTCTGCGTTGATGCGTTTCTCTGCATTGTTCCATTTCACCGAGTAATCAAACGCCTCGAATAGTGCTCGGAAGGGAACAAACGTTACCCCTTTCTTGATGGCAGGTGTCACAGGGAACGTCATTAATTCATCGTCCAGGTATACCTTGATTTTTGGTGTTGTTGCGGCTGCGGATACGACTCCACCCATCATGGAGAATACCATTAGGAAAGCGAGTGTTAGCAGGCCTAGCTTCTTTTTGAACATGTTGTCAACCCCTCTAAGTTGTACATTATTTTGCTATAGGAACAGCAGACTTCCTGCCCCAAAAAATATTGGAAATGTTCCCATGCGAAACCATATTACTCGGCTTGGAAAAGTTAAGCAATACAGGTGGAAGAGATTTACCAAGGTAATTATATACAATAGTCGAATAGCTCTATTAAGCGAAGTGAACGCGGCTGTCAATGATTTGTTACAAATGTGCTCGAAAGTTCAGGAAAGTCATGGTACAATAAATCGTTCATTTGAGAAAGCAGGTTTACGTAATTTGTGGTTTTGGGGTAATAATACAAAAATATCTAATCATGATTCCTAGAAGGAGGGCTTATAGGGATGTCTTTCGGCGCTCGGGTGTTAAAGACCGGGATTGCAGTAACTCTAGCTTTATATATAAGCATGCTGCTGAACATTTCCCAGTCACCTGTGGGTGCGGCAATTGCGGCCATTTTTGCAATGCAGCCCTCTATATACCGATCCTGGCGATACTTTCTTGATCAAGTGCAGTCAACGACGCTTGGCGCCATCGTTGCGCTGATCGGAGGGATGGTGTTCTCCAATGAACCCATTGCTGTCGGATTGGCTTGTATACTGGTCATCAGTATCTGTCTTAAGTTAAAAATGGGCGACACGATCGGTCTTACGCTCGTCACGGTTGTTTCTATTATGGAGGCCTCTGGGGACTGGCATTATGCAGTGGACAGATTCATTCTGACGCTGATCGGTATCGTGTCTGCATCGGTAATCAACGTCACTGTCTCTCCGCCGAAGCCGAAGCTGCAATTTGTGATGCAGATCAGAAGTGTGTTTGACCGCATGTCCTTGCTGCTCAGAACCTCTATATCGGATGAGATTAAAGAATCGGTGTTTCGTGATGAGAAGAATGATCTTGAAGGTCAAATCAAATCCCTTGTTGACAAATATCATCTGTTTGAAGAAGAACAGCAGAAGCTGAGACGGGCGAAGTTCAGCTCAACGAGGCAGATGGTCGTCTATAAGCTGATGTTATCTAGTCTTCAAAAAGGCTTTGCAGTGCTGGATGCGGTGGATCGACACTATTTTCAGGCGGAACGATCAGACCGAACGGATCAGTATTTCGATGAGCATCTGGAGAAATTGATTAAATTCCATGAGCATGTCCTGCTCAAATTTGAAGATAAGCTTAAGCCCAATGAACGGGAAGGCGAAGAGCTGGTGCGCACCAATGTGGAGTTCATGGAATCTGCGATCGAAGGCATTGATTTTGAGCGGGAGGGAATGCTCCGGCTGTCGATCGTTGCAGCAGCAATGTACGATTATGGTTATCAGCTTGAACGTTTAAATCGCTTGGCTGACCATATTCTAGACTCCGAAGAAACGAAGGATAGCTCGGAGGGGCTGTCAGCGTGGCTGAAAAAATAAAGATGTTTTGTAAAATGTACACTTGCACGGACGAAGTAAATTCGTTTATGATCTTTACAAAATCTAATTCGGGGTAATTTAGTAGACTTTGTGCTGGATCATCATCCTGAATACTTATAAAGAAGGTGTGTTCCGTGGAGAAAAAGGTGGATGTCATTATTATTGGTGCAGGAACCATGGGTCTTAGCAGCGGCTACTATCTTGCGAAGTCAGGCAAATCCGTATTGATGCTCGATGCTTATGAACCGCCGCATACGCAAGGTAGCCATCATGGGGATACACGATTGTTCCGCTATGCATACACTGGAGATCTCGTATACAATGCAATGGCAGTAAGAGCCCACGAACTGTGGAATCAGCTGGAACGAGAAAGCAGCAGTACCTTGTTAATTCCTTCAGGTGTGCTAAATATATCTCCTGATCATGACCCGTTAGCCGAAGAGAAGTGGAATAATGCACTTGCCTTTAATCTTTCGGTAGAACGACTCAGCACGATGGAAATTAAGCACAGATGGCCGGGCTTTCATTTGCCAAAAGGATATTCTGGAATTCTCGAACGCAGGGCAGGCTATCTGTTGACGGAGCCTGTACTTCAGGCTTATAAGGGATTAGCCGGTCAGCATGGTGCAAGACTTGTTACAGGTGCCAAGGTCCGGCACTGGGAACCCTCAGGCTCAGGATTTATCGTACATACGGCGACAGAGAAGTACGAAGCAGAACAGCTTGTAATTACGACAGGCGCCTGGGCTTCTGAAACGGGAGGATCGATTCAGCCGCCTGTTGCAGCGGTCAGACAGGTCATCGGATGGTTTGAGGCTCCTAAGCTGTTCGATGTATCGCACTTCCCTGGATTTACGCTCGATACAGAGAACGGACTATATTATGGGTTCCCCAGCAAGGATGGCTCTGGATTAAAGATCGGCCGCCATGATTGGGGAACGGCTGTAGATCCGAATGCTCCTCTGCTTCCGTTTCAGGCAGGCGGAGAAGATGAGGAAATTCTTCGACAGGCGCTTCAGAAATATATTCCGGAAGCGAGCGGTAGACTCCTTCGAGGAGCAGCATGCAAATATGAGAATACACCAGATGAGGATTTTATTATCGATTATCACCCTGAGCATAAGGGAGTGGTGCTGGCCTGTGGTTTCTCTGGACATGGATTTAAGTTTGCCAGTGCTGTAGGGGAGCTCATTTCCCATCTTGTGAACGGCGATTCCATTCGTTATAATTTGTCCGCTTTTCGATTAGACCGTTTCTAATCCTTGCAAGATTCTGAAGCAAGAGCCTGAACTTATACATGTTCATTTGCATGATATCCATTGATTGGCTACAATAATAGAACAGCCCGGGCTACTAAGAAAGTTGCCCGGGTTTGTTCTTGTTGTTTGGTTTTTCTGATAAAGAGTATGTGATACTTTGCTTAACACCGGAAGATTGAGAATGCAATATGGGGGAAAAATATGAATAAATATATAACAATTCCTGCACCCTTACTGAAGCTGCTGGATGGAGAACACCTTTCGTCTAAACAGAATGAAGCATTCATGCTGCAGACGGTAACGGAGGATGGCTGGCCGCATACAGCAATGATCAGTGTCGGTGAGATTGTAGCAATAGATGCCTATACACTAAGGCTGGCATTATGGTGTGGTACGACGACTTCTCACAATATGCTTCGCAGCGGCAAAGCCGAACTCGTTATTGTGTATGCAGAACGAGTCTATTATCTCAAAATGGCCGTTAAGCCGCTTGCTCCATTAAGATCTGCCAAACATGAAAGAGACAGGTTCACTGCGCATATTCATGCGTTAAAGATAGATCAAGCCAAATATGCTCATATTGAAGCAGGTATTCGGGTTCAGCTGATAGACCCAGATTCCGTAGTTACACGATGGATGGAAACGGTGGAAGAGCTGAGGATGGACTAATATATTGGTTAAAATGAATTCAATAATATGAAGAAGGAGCGGATCACTTGAGTACGGACAAGGAATGGCAACTCGAACAGGCTAGAGTGGACGAAGTTACAGAACAAATTCGACAATCAATTAACAAGCTTGAGGGTGAAGTAGGTTCTGTTCGCGGAGAAGTGGTTGAGATGCGAAAAGAATTTTGGGATGAAGTCACCATTAACTTTAGTGAAGCAGATGATGTCGGTGAGACTTCTACGAACTTAAGACAGCAATCCGAGGTGCTGTCAGAGCGGGAACGGAGCCACAAAAATGCATTTAATGCACTGAAAAAGCTCAATAAGCTGGAAGGGAATCCCTATTTCGGTCGTATTGATTTTGTGGAGAAGGGAACGGATACAGCAGAGCCTATATATTTAGGAATTGCATCCTTTTTATCAGAGCAGGAGAATGAATTTCTTGTCTATGACTGGCGTGCTTCGATATCGAATCTGTATTACGACGGGGCACCGGGGCCATCTTCCTATCGAACACCATCGGGGGTTATCGAAGGAGAGATCACGTTAAAACGGCAGTTTACCATTCGTGATGGAGATATCAAGTTCATGTTTGATACTGGGGTTACCATAGGCGATGAGTTATTGCAGGCTGTACTCAGTCAAAGCTCTGATGCTTCGATGAAAAGTATTGTGGCCACCATTCAGAGAGAGCAGAACCAGATTATTCGAAATGATACAAGCCGTTTGTTAATCGTTCAAGGTGCAGCGGGCAGCGGAAAAACATCGGCAGCGCTGCAGCGTGTCGCCTATCTGCTCTATAAAGATCGGGAATTTCTGAAGGCGGATCAAATGATTCTGTTCTCTCCGAATCCGATGTTTAACAGCTATGTATCCACCGTATTGCCTGAGCTTGGCGAAGAGAATATGCTGCAGACGACATTTCAGGAGTATTTGGAACGAAGAATCGGCAAAGAATACCAGCTTGAGGATCCCTTTGTGCAGCTGGAGTATGTCTTATCCCAACCTGACGATCCTGGTTATGAAGCTCGAATTCAAGGCATTCAGTTCAAGTCCTCACCTGAGTTTCTCGATTTGATTCTAAGCTATAAGAATCGGCTGGCACAGACAGGAATGATGTTCAAGCCCCTTCGTTTTCTTGGGAAAGAGGTCATTTCGACACAGCAGATCACGCAGAAATTTTATGAATTTGACAAGGGGATTCGAATTGCGAGCCGGCTAGAGCTTCTCAAAGAATGGATGCTGAAGGAGCTTGCTGCCTTTGGTAAAGGCGAACTTACCGCGGCGTGGGTAGACGAACAGATTCAGCTGCTTGGCACAGAGGACTATCACCGGGCCTATCAAAGATTACGGCGGAAGCAGCGAGGCAAGCAGGATACATTTAATGATTTTGACGTGGAAAGAGATATATTGGCCAAAATGGTGGTCTCCGATCGTCTTAAGCCCCTTCGCAAATGGGTCAAAGCAACGCGGTTTGTTGATATGAAGGGACTGTACCAAGCCATATTTAAGGAAGCAGGGGTGTCTTGTGGAGTTGACCGTTCACGTCTTCCGGCCGCATGGGATGATATTTGCAAATTTACGATTGATAAAATAAACGCCCAGGAGCTTGCATATGAGGATACGACTCCGTTCTTATATCTAAAAGATTCATTATTAGGATTTCGTGTGTTTACGAATATACGCCATGTCATTGTGGATGAAGCTCAGGATTATTCCCCATTCCAGCTTGCCTTCTTCAAACAAATGTTCCCACGTGCGAAGATGACCGCGCTAGGAGATTTTAATCAGGCGATCTATGCTCATTCATCCGTACTTAGTGGGACAAGTGAGCTGAGAGATATCTATAGCACGGACAAGGCGGAAGTGATAAGGCTCACGCGCAGCTATCGTTCAACGAAGGAAATCGTAGAATTTACAAAGTCATTGCTTCCTGACGGAGAGGCCATCGTTCCATTCAATCGTGAGGGAGAGAAGCCTTACGTATATGAATTCGGAAAGCGAGATGAGATGGAGGAAGCCATGGTATTGAAGCTTGAGGAGCTTCAGTCGCAAGGATACGAGTCCATCGCCGTTATTTGTAAGTCTGCAGGTCAAAGCCTTAAGGTATATGAACGTCTTCACGGCAAGCTCAGCACAGTGCCAAAACTGATTAAGAAAACGACGCTTGGTTTCGAAAAAGGAGTACAGGTCATTCCGGCATACCTGGCAAAGGGCGTTGAATTTGATGCAGTCATCATTTATGACGGTTCGGCCAAAGCTTATTC
This sequence is a window from Paenibacillus urinalis. Protein-coding genes within it:
- the helD gene encoding RNA polymerase recycling motor HelD translates to MSTDKEWQLEQARVDEVTEQIRQSINKLEGEVGSVRGEVVEMRKEFWDEVTINFSEADDVGETSTNLRQQSEVLSERERSHKNAFNALKKLNKLEGNPYFGRIDFVEKGTDTAEPIYLGIASFLSEQENEFLVYDWRASISNLYYDGAPGPSSYRTPSGVIEGEITLKRQFTIRDGDIKFMFDTGVTIGDELLQAVLSQSSDASMKSIVATIQREQNQIIRNDTSRLLIVQGAAGSGKTSAALQRVAYLLYKDREFLKADQMILFSPNPMFNSYVSTVLPELGEENMLQTTFQEYLERRIGKEYQLEDPFVQLEYVLSQPDDPGYEARIQGIQFKSSPEFLDLILSYKNRLAQTGMMFKPLRFLGKEVISTQQITQKFYEFDKGIRIASRLELLKEWMLKELAAFGKGELTAAWVDEQIQLLGTEDYHRAYQRLRRKQRGKQDTFNDFDVERDILAKMVVSDRLKPLRKWVKATRFVDMKGLYQAIFKEAGVSCGVDRSRLPAAWDDICKFTIDKINAQELAYEDTTPFLYLKDSLLGFRVFTNIRHVIVDEAQDYSPFQLAFFKQMFPRAKMTALGDFNQAIYAHSSVLSGTSELRDIYSTDKAEVIRLTRSYRSTKEIVEFTKSLLPDGEAIVPFNREGEKPYVYEFGKRDEMEEAMVLKLEELQSQGYESIAVICKSAGQSLKVYERLHGKLSTVPKLIKKTTLGFEKGVQVIPAYLAKGVEFDAVIIYDGSAKAYSRESERKLFYTACTRAMHLLYIYSKGAVSPFVSKVDSQLYQHELEYSK
- the solA gene encoding N-methyl-L-tryptophan oxidase, whose translation is MEKKVDVIIIGAGTMGLSSGYYLAKSGKSVLMLDAYEPPHTQGSHHGDTRLFRYAYTGDLVYNAMAVRAHELWNQLERESSSTLLIPSGVLNISPDHDPLAEEKWNNALAFNLSVERLSTMEIKHRWPGFHLPKGYSGILERRAGYLLTEPVLQAYKGLAGQHGARLVTGAKVRHWEPSGSGFIVHTATEKYEAEQLVITTGAWASETGGSIQPPVAAVRQVIGWFEAPKLFDVSHFPGFTLDTENGLYYGFPSKDGSGLKIGRHDWGTAVDPNAPLLPFQAGGEDEEILRQALQKYIPEASGRLLRGAACKYENTPDEDFIIDYHPEHKGVVLACGFSGHGFKFASAVGELISHLVNGDSIRYNLSAFRLDRF
- a CDS encoding copper amine oxidase N-terminal domain-containing protein: MFKKKLGLLTLAFLMVFSMMGGVVSAAATTPKIKVYLDDELMTFPVTPAIKKGVTFVPFRALFEAFDYSVKWNNAEKRINADNGEVKLQLYAGKTTAHIDGQRTSLPAAPYIEKGTTLIPLRFVAEATGYNVSWDQNSKTIHISTSAGEEETQQKVDAFLTDFGNAENERNLNKIKSMLDSESYSYDYFVEYYTELFKSQGTTTYSNLEIVGAEDGEIIASVTRTEIWTGGPFFFDLTQDELWLFLTESSDGSLKLNDEIPGYNYYHALDLIGQTPAVPAEDQTSIEETLQAQYDGYNNKDADLVLSTHDQSTWIYRSLQQLFDTGYLNEVDYDLSASSINVVQYDGNTAIVHAEESDIEGDLTGMYYMVKSEDGSWLIADAFSLYPEEDYSVMSLMDSPQAHKSDKNHR
- a CDS encoding FUSC family protein, which produces MSFGARVLKTGIAVTLALYISMLLNISQSPVGAAIAAIFAMQPSIYRSWRYFLDQVQSTTLGAIVALIGGMVFSNEPIAVGLACILVISICLKLKMGDTIGLTLVTVVSIMEASGDWHYAVDRFILTLIGIVSASVINVTVSPPKPKLQFVMQIRSVFDRMSLLLRTSISDEIKESVFRDEKNDLEGQIKSLVDKYHLFEEEQQKLRRAKFSSTRQMVVYKLMLSSLQKGFAVLDAVDRHYFQAERSDRTDQYFDEHLEKLIKFHEHVLLKFEDKLKPNEREGEELVRTNVEFMESAIEGIDFEREGMLRLSIVAAAMYDYGYQLERLNRLADHILDSEETKDSSEGLSAWLKK